A region from the Drosophila bipectinata strain 14024-0381.07 chromosome 3R, DbipHiC1v2, whole genome shotgun sequence genome encodes:
- the Decay gene encoding caspase-3, whose product MDDTDFSLFGDKKKHKKDKADATLVAKTPTSELDLKRVIISRPTTDDTYENCPRAGIALILNHRDVKGQKARVGTERDRDDMKLTLQGFGFDVRPYDDLTFSDINDLLKEVALEDHSQNDCFVLVVMSHGTEGKVYAKDMAYPVERLWNPFLGDKCKTLKNKPKLFFIQACRGENLEKAVEFSSFAVMTRELVPQSVAPVAQPITYAIPSTADMLVFYSTFDKFFSFRNVDDGSWFIQSLCRVLDVAASNEASQPEGAELLRLLTAVNRKVAYEYQSNTKNEALNQMKEMPNFMSTLTKTFYLRVKPKT is encoded by the exons ATGGACGACACAGACTTTTCGCTCTTCGGCGACAAGAAGAAGCACAAGAAGGACAAGGCCGATGCCACTTTGGTGGCCAAGACGCCCACCTCGGAGCTGGACTTGAAAAGAGTCATCATCTCACGGCCCACCACTGACGACACCTACGAGAATTGCCCCCGAGCGGGCATCGCCCTGATCCTCAACCACCGGGACGTCAAAGGTCAGAAGGCGCGTGTGGGCACCGAGCGGGATCGGGACGACATGAAGCTCACGCTCCAGGGTTTCGGCTTCGATGTGAGGCCCTATGACGATCTGACCTTCTCCGACATCAACGACTTGCTGAAGGAGG TGGCGCTCGAGGATCACAGCCAGAATGATTGCTTCGTCCTGGTGGTCATGTCCCACGGCACGGAGGGCAAGGTCTATGCCAAGGACATGGCCTATCCTGTGGAGCGTCTGTGGAACCCCTTTCTCGGCGACAAATGCAAAACTCTGAAGAACAAGCCGAAGCTTTTCTTCATCCAGGCATGCCGCGGCGAGAACCTGGAGAAGGCCGTGGAGTTTTCCAGTTTTGCGGTGATGACCCGGGAGCTTGTTCCCCAATCGGTGGCCCCTGTTGCCCAGCCCATCACCTACGCCATTCCGAGTACAGCGGACATGCTCGTCTTCTACTCCACCTTCGACA AATTCTTCTCGTTCCGCAATGTGGACGATGGCTCCTGGTTCATCCAGAGCCTGTGTCGCGTCCTGGACGTGGCGGCCAGCAACGAGGCCAGCCAGCCAGAGGGAGCGGAGCTGCTGCGACTCCTGACCGCCGTCAACCGGAAGGTGGCCTACGAATACCAGTCGAACACAAAGAACGAGGCCCTCAACCAAATGAAGGAAATGCCCAACTTCATGTCCACCCTGACCAAGACCTTCTACTTGCGTGTGAAGCCCAAGACCTAA
- the Gr89a gene encoding LOW QUALITY PROTEIN: putative gustatory receptor 89a (The sequence of the model RefSeq protein was modified relative to this genomic sequence to represent the inferred CDS: inserted 2 bases in 1 codon): protein MVQVPHVCGLCLLFRVWQLLALAXANCHRWMTLSAVFRWLLLTAVAPLILWKSASLYDATNVRHSEIFKGIALGTMAGDVGVSMALLGLSIWNRRKLADLMNGLNRLHRRRKLSWWSTWMLWIKILLSLYELLCNVPFLQRAGGHLPWSQLLAYGVQLYVQHVSSVFANGIFGGLLLLLASLDQLERKNLGVVQLLEEERNHLRLALKFIKASEWGIFLLVIGNFVNILANMYAYMSYFVQEHGIPLTISNYCLIVTVQLYALVLAAHLCQVRHSRLQQRCLEQAYLPEELSPNQAKNLTPFPLVSPVGHLKFGILGLFTLDNSFWLFLVSYGMNFIVIILQFSLENMKRTKF from the exons ATGGTGCAAGTGCCGCATGTTTGCGGTTTGTGTCTGCTGTTTCGGGTTTGGCAGCTGCTGGCCTTGGC AGCGAACTGCCATCGCTGGATGACCTTGAGTGCGGTTTTCCGGTGGCTCCTCCTGACGGCCGTGGCACCTTTAATCTTGTGGAAGAGTGCCTCTTTATACGATGCCACCAACGTCCGGCACTCGGAGATCTTCAAGGGCATAGCTCTGGGCACCATGGCCGGGGATGTCGGTGTATCCATGGCCCTCCTTGGTCTCAGCATCTGGAATCGCAGGAAGCTGGCTGACTTGATGAACGGCTTGAATCGCCTTCACCGTCGCCGGAAGTTGAGCTGGTGGAGCACCTGGATGCTGTGGATTAAGATTCTCCTGAGTCTCTACGAGCTGCTCTGCAATGTGCCCTTTCTCCAAAGGGCCGGAGGTCACCTGCCCTGGTCACAGCTCCTCGCTTATGGTGTCCAGCTCTACGTCCAGCACGTGAGCAGTGTCTTTGCAAATGGAATATTCGGTggcctgctcctcctcctcgccaGTTTGGATCAATTGGAAAGGAAAAACCTTGGTGTGGTTCAACTTCTGGAGGAAGAACGAAACCACCTTAGATTAGCCCTAAAATTCATTAAAGCTTCGGAGTGGGGTATTTTTCTCCTTGTGATTGGAAACTTTGTCAACATTCTGGCCAACATGTACGCCTACATGTCCTACTTTGTACAGGAGCATGGCATTCCCCTGACCATTTCCAATTACTGTCTAATTGTGACGGTTCAACTGTACGCCCTCGTTTTGGCCGCCCACCTCTGTCAGGTGCGACACAGCCGCCTCCAGCAGCGCTGCCTGGAGCAGGCATATCTGCCGGAGGAACTGTCACCGAATCAG GCCAAGAATCTCACACCATTTCCCCTGGTATCGCCGGTGGGCCATCTCAAATTCGGGATTCTCGGACTGTTCACGTTGGACAACTCTTTCTGGCTCTTTCTCGTATCTTATGGCATGAATTTTATTGTCATTATTCTGCAGTTTAGCCTGGAAAACATGAAGCGAACCAAGTTCTAG